One Alphaproteobacteria bacterium LSUCC0396 genomic region harbors:
- the recJ gene encoding single-stranded-DNA-specific exonuclease RecJ yields MSKDAFLGITQSASGARWIGAPNQLAGPNQERLAAALTEFFDDLPMPLARIMAGMGLTPETASHYVDPKIRDLLPNPSRFKDLDKAANRLADAVIGKTPIGVFGDYDVDGAAAAALLICVMHELGVNCDVHIPDRFTEGYGPNVGALMALKEKGAALLVTVDCGITAHAPLAAVADTGLDVIVIDHHIAGPELPRAHSVVNPNRLDEDGQYGYLCAAGVVFIVLVGMVRALREKGYFTAGTAAPDLLAYLDIVALATVCDVVPLQGLNRAFVRQGLKVMAERRHPGLTKLADVAGMNNAPNTYAFGFLLGPRINAAGRIGGSGLGVKLLACRDTDEAAGLALRLDEMNQQRKKIEDGIRIAAIDRAADNENPVLILHDKDWHEGVIGIVAGRVRERFGKPALIIAMNDDGTGKGSGRSIPGFRLGNAIIAAHQAGILEGGGGHDMAAGFTVKADKITQLQGFLNDRLMTDLNGVIPQAIHKASGLLSIAGCKPDLADWLDRLGPFGSGNPEPRFVIPDCRIKSAKFIGEAGAHLSCRLDDGSGTLNAIAFQAGGTPLGQAVSEARDGHYLHILGRVRRDRFRGGNAMQFEIDDVAVPPLAFAR; encoded by the coding sequence ATGTCGAAGGACGCTTTCCTTGGCATTACTCAATCGGCAAGCGGGGCGCGCTGGATCGGCGCTCCAAATCAGCTAGCAGGGCCGAATCAGGAGCGGCTAGCCGCTGCACTTACGGAATTTTTTGATGATTTGCCGATGCCGCTGGCACGAATCATGGCCGGTATGGGCCTAACTCCAGAGACTGCATCACATTATGTTGATCCGAAAATCCGTGATCTTTTACCAAATCCGTCACGTTTCAAAGATTTGGACAAGGCCGCAAACCGGCTGGCCGATGCGGTAATTGGCAAAACACCTATTGGAGTTTTTGGCGATTACGATGTTGACGGCGCAGCAGCGGCCGCCTTGCTGATATGTGTTATGCACGAACTTGGGGTGAATTGCGATGTTCACATACCCGACCGCTTTACCGAAGGCTATGGGCCTAATGTCGGGGCATTGATGGCACTAAAGGAAAAGGGCGCCGCGCTGTTGGTAACAGTTGATTGCGGTATTACCGCCCATGCGCCGCTGGCCGCGGTTGCCGATACAGGGCTGGATGTGATCGTAATTGACCATCATATTGCCGGGCCTGAATTGCCGCGGGCACATTCGGTAGTTAACCCCAACCGGCTCGATGAGGACGGCCAATATGGCTATCTTTGTGCCGCTGGTGTGGTTTTTATTGTGCTTGTCGGGATGGTGCGCGCATTGCGTGAAAAGGGATATTTCACCGCTGGTACAGCTGCGCCTGATTTGCTGGCCTATCTCGACATTGTCGCATTAGCCACGGTTTGTGATGTCGTTCCGCTGCAAGGGCTAAACCGTGCCTTTGTCCGTCAGGGTTTAAAGGTGATGGCAGAACGCCGGCATCCGGGTTTGACCAAGCTGGCGGATGTTGCCGGCATGAATAATGCGCCAAACACCTATGCGTTTGGCTTTTTGCTCGGCCCACGCATAAATGCCGCTGGCCGGATTGGCGGGTCGGGTCTGGGGGTAAAGCTTTTGGCGTGTCGGGACACCGACGAGGCGGCGGGGCTGGCGCTTCGGTTGGACGAGATGAACCAACAGCGCAAAAAAATCGAAGACGGCATTAGAATTGCCGCGATCGACCGTGCGGCCGATAATGAAAACCCCGTTTTGATTCTCCATGATAAAGACTGGCATGAAGGGGTCATTGGCATTGTTGCAGGGCGGGTGCGCGAACGTTTCGGCAAACCGGCCTTGATTATTGCGATGAATGATGACGGAACAGGGAAAGGCTCTGGGCGCAGTATCCCCGGGTTTCGTCTCGGAAATGCAATCATTGCCGCACATCAGGCAGGTATTCTAGAAGGTGGCGGCGGGCATGATATGGCCGCAGGGTTTACCGTGAAGGCTGACAAGATTACCCAGCTGCAAGGGTTTTTGAATGACCGCCTTATGACTGATCTTAACGGCGTTATCCCGCAGGCAATTCACAAAGCCAGTGGTCTGCTCAGCATTGCTGGGTGCAAACCTGACCTTGCTGATTGGCTAGACCGACTTGGCCCTTTTGGTAGCGGCAATCCCGAACCGCGCTTTGTGATCCCCGATTGCCGAATTAAATCGGCCAAATTTATTGGTGAGGCGGGCGCGCATCTTTCCTGTCGACTGGATGATGGCAGCGGAACATTGAACGCGATTGCGTTTCAGGCTGGCGGCACCCCGCTTGGTCAGGCGGTAAGTGAAGCGCGTGATGGTCACTATCTCCATATACTTGGCCGGGTTCGACGCGATCGGTTCCGCGGCGGCAATGCGATGCAGTTTGAAATTGATGATGTGGCGGTTCCACCGCTTGCATTTGCCCGCTAG
- a CDS encoding DUF1800 family protein, whose translation MLNIKLIFTAAGLVGLFGLVGCQQQTSNTNVTVNVSSKATVSAYDSGGSVSTTEYAYSDAQPDKVDLDLVMTFEDAARFESRIGIGAPLKRVKRYVGKTRREAIQLVVSELENYQDDFLWPDWVNNVTPISFFERAKKRNKFYCGESMFEDSLRMELSKKLLVSKTPQFERLFLVWLDHFSVEFRAYSQSHAYAEHMRLVRENSNRSFVDLLVNVVNDPGLIVYLNNDSSTVKKPNENLAREFLELFSLGEGKYNEKDIKTLAKVIAPYGINFVSEKPSWFSSKASGREFKAFGQTYKNFNEFVELISNRADFGEMIARKFYREFVSVKPPKPNDIAIMMSSFRKSGFSIPKLFEATISLGSFWSEESRLNIVKSPIELLYGSARTLGFAGQKMDDHIWMMAFATELGQDLFNPPNVAGFPGGTAWVAGQMMEKRIEIVNRMFGDFSQSSAGMQSTQKTTKMDAARSRGQQSRIKEVDAYRAERIKFFENLKKDQLGVETILLNEVTRDFEKNRWRKIEAAFYNVQLNGRKWDGITIRFGNDKNDGGRYGDHLRLEQGKSSPDAFDQSAYNRSFTNDRGLRTVKFSYPSGGDQRGMPSATEDKLLVERLSQAMQIVIDHNRAYTQLSVNSAAQKWLKQFLDKVGWKELSENGQTYPPVRMFAIENGVLGGGSSGGTPYPKMRPFRCGFNQTKHNFVEARQIPAEFDDFSLGGAIAELEEQNLITLLLPDLSSRLGDISVKQALTHEGYQLR comes from the coding sequence ATGTTAAATATTAAATTAATATTTACTGCTGCCGGATTAGTGGGGCTCTTCGGACTGGTGGGCTGCCAACAGCAGACCTCCAACACCAATGTCACAGTAAATGTTTCTAGCAAGGCCACCGTTAGTGCCTATGACTCTGGTGGTTCAGTTTCAACAACCGAATACGCGTATTCTGATGCTCAACCAGACAAAGTAGACTTGGATTTGGTTATGACATTCGAAGATGCTGCGCGGTTTGAAAGCAGAATTGGTATCGGCGCTCCATTGAAAAGAGTGAAACGCTACGTTGGCAAAACGCGGCGTGAAGCTATACAGCTTGTTGTTTCAGAGCTGGAGAATTATCAGGATGATTTTTTGTGGCCGGACTGGGTCAATAACGTTACACCCATAAGCTTTTTTGAACGGGCAAAGAAAAGAAATAAATTCTATTGCGGTGAGTCGATGTTTGAAGACTCGCTAAGAATGGAACTTTCTAAAAAGTTATTGGTTTCGAAGACGCCTCAATTTGAGAGGTTGTTTTTGGTTTGGCTGGATCACTTTTCTGTGGAGTTTAGAGCTTATTCCCAAAGTCACGCTTATGCAGAGCATATGCGCCTAGTTAGAGAAAACTCTAACCGGAGTTTTGTGGATTTACTAGTTAATGTAGTTAATGACCCTGGATTGATAGTTTACCTAAACAATGACTCCAGCACCGTAAAAAAGCCAAACGAGAACCTTGCACGCGAGTTTCTAGAATTATTCTCTCTGGGCGAGGGCAAATATAACGAAAAAGACATCAAAACACTGGCAAAAGTAATAGCCCCTTATGGTATTAATTTTGTGTCTGAAAAGCCGAGTTGGTTTTCATCCAAGGCGTCAGGTCGCGAATTTAAAGCGTTCGGCCAGACTTATAAAAACTTCAATGAATTTGTTGAGCTAATATCCAATCGCGCTGATTTTGGAGAGATGATCGCACGGAAATTCTACCGAGAATTTGTCAGCGTAAAACCTCCAAAACCAAATGATATCGCGATTATGATGTCTTCTTTTCGAAAATCTGGATTTTCGATACCAAAACTGTTTGAAGCTACAATCAGTTTAGGGTCATTTTGGTCGGAGGAAAGCAGACTGAATATTGTCAAAAGCCCCATAGAATTACTCTATGGTTCCGCTCGGACACTTGGTTTTGCGGGTCAAAAAATGGATGATCATATTTGGATGATGGCGTTCGCAACTGAGCTGGGGCAGGACTTATTTAATCCTCCAAACGTTGCAGGTTTTCCTGGTGGGACAGCTTGGGTAGCCGGTCAAATGATGGAAAAGCGTATTGAAATCGTTAATCGTATGTTCGGTGATTTCAGTCAAAGCTCAGCAGGTATGCAATCCACGCAGAAAACAACAAAAATGGATGCAGCAAGGTCAAGAGGTCAGCAATCTCGCATTAAAGAAGTTGATGCCTACAGAGCTGAACGCATAAAGTTTTTCGAGAATTTAAAAAAAGATCAATTGGGCGTTGAGACGATATTGCTCAACGAAGTTACCCGAGACTTTGAAAAAAACCGTTGGCGTAAAATTGAAGCAGCTTTTTACAACGTGCAGCTGAATGGACGTAAATGGGACGGTATAACGATCCGATTTGGTAATGATAAGAATGATGGTGGTAGGTACGGTGATCACTTAAGATTAGAGCAGGGCAAAAGCAGCCCTGATGCTTTTGATCAGTCTGCGTACAATAGAAGTTTCACAAATGATAGGGGTCTTCGAACAGTCAAATTTTCTTATCCCTCAGGAGGTGATCAACGCGGAATGCCATCGGCCACCGAGGACAAGCTGTTAGTAGAACGTTTGTCGCAGGCAATGCAGATTGTGATCGACCACAACAGAGCTTACACCCAGTTGTCTGTTAACTCAGCAGCTCAAAAATGGCTTAAGCAGTTTTTAGATAAAGTTGGGTGGAAGGAGTTGTCTGAAAATGGCCAGACCTATCCACCAGTGAGAATGTTCGCGATAGAAAATGGTGTTTTAGGGGGCGGCAGCAGTGGAGGGACTCCTTATCCCAAAATGCGCCCATTTCGTTGCGGCTTTAATCAGACAAAACATAATTTTGTCGAAGCTCGGCAAATTCCGGCGGAGTTTGATGATTTCAGCTTGGGTGGAGCAATTGCGGAATTAGAAGAGCAAAACCTCATAACGCTTTTGCTACCGGATTTATCGAGTCGGTTAGGCGACATCAGTGTCAAGCAAGCTCTAACGCACGAAGGCTATCAATTGAGGTAA
- a CDS encoding helix-turn-helix transcriptional regulator: MTTINHKFYTISDIATLFNVHKNTVRRWRDNGEIPKPISINSQSLFWPKEIFDEFLTEKQNEGRPQ; the protein is encoded by the coding sequence ATGACTACTATTAATCACAAATTTTACACCATCAGCGACATAGCTACGCTGTTCAACGTGCATAAAAATACGGTGAGGCGTTGGCGAGATAATGGCGAAATACCAAAGCCAATTTCTATCAACTCTCAGTCTTTGTTTTGGCCGAAAGAAATTTTTGATGAGTTTCTTACCGAAAAACAAAACGAAGGCCGACCTCAATGA
- a CDS encoding helix-turn-helix domain-containing protein — protein MFPLLIKAVKAEGLEPPEKAILIQIADLTNQLKGKQSWPSEEYLAVKTGFGRKTVSRAKKSLRNRGILNWVSPKQSRIKNSSCIYTINEKELDKHLPNTAPASLGMGHCDPSVAVEAVKGSVGEGHIDTQVGSESPTSRVIESIYTPTTPIKILLSDTNRSKRLENDIGFLTIDNWLEMACKERRYQDPRPAEIREHIWMDYQILHKEFNRQLFDLLGISQKQWALGVKKYNEQYRLRPTGNELERPNLKAFYALMRFIASPDRSDDVWAASRRWRASKAVTDRENAIKRSALERRLDQLGKLTCLTPLE, from the coding sequence ATGTTTCCGCTGCTGATCAAAGCCGTAAAAGCGGAAGGGCTTGAACCGCCAGAAAAGGCCATTCTTATCCAAATTGCTGATTTAACGAACCAGCTAAAGGGTAAGCAGTCGTGGCCGTCAGAGGAATATCTGGCGGTAAAAACCGGTTTTGGCAGAAAAACGGTCAGCAGGGCAAAGAAGAGCCTTCGCAATCGCGGCATCCTTAATTGGGTATCGCCAAAGCAAAGCCGTATTAAAAACAGCTCCTGCATCTATACAATCAATGAAAAAGAACTCGATAAGCACCTACCAAACACTGCGCCTGCTTCGCTTGGGATGGGTCACTGTGACCCATCTGTGGCGGTGGAAGCGGTCAAAGGGTCCGTTGGTGAGGGTCATATTGACACACAGGTAGGGTCAGAAAGTCCCACAAGCAGGGTCATAGAGTCCATCTATACACCTACTACTCCAATTAAAATACTCTTAAGCGATACGAACCGCAGTAAGAGATTAGAAAATGATATTGGGTTTTTAACGATTGATAACTGGCTGGAGATGGCTTGCAAAGAACGCCGGTACCAAGATCCAAGGCCAGCGGAAATCAGAGAGCACATTTGGATGGATTATCAGATCCTACACAAAGAGTTTAATCGGCAGCTTTTTGATTTATTGGGCATCAGCCAAAAGCAATGGGCTTTGGGTGTGAAAAAATATAATGAGCAATACAGGTTAAGGCCAACTGGTAACGAACTAGAAAGGCCAAACCTAAAGGCGTTTTATGCATTAATGCGGTTTATAGCCTCGCCAGACCGCTCTGATGATGTCTGGGCTGCAAGTCGGCGGTGGCGGGCTTCCAAAGCCGTCACTGACCGAGAAAACGCGATTAAAAGATCTGCACTTGAAAGGCGCTTAGATCAGCTTGGCAAGCTAACTTGCTTGACGCCTTTAGAGTAA
- a CDS encoding winged helix DNA-binding protein yields the protein MTQHETAKPDAKRIVSSSHLVSEKAAELSEVEYGLIVAWNAFGKWMVKAMATAVADAGITVSGGTDLGVLDILCLHSVNHRARPKKLADICFKLNVDDTHTVNYALKKLLKAGLVSSEKHGKEVLYATTAAGIDLCLRYRAVREACLVDGFVAFDSGSGAELAEVARQLRLLSGLYDQAARSATNL from the coding sequence ATGACCCAGCATGAAACAGCAAAACCGGATGCCAAGCGAATTGTATCGTCATCGCATCTTGTGTCGGAAAAGGCCGCCGAATTAAGCGAGGTTGAATATGGGCTGATCGTCGCGTGGAACGCCTTTGGCAAATGGATGGTAAAGGCCATGGCAACAGCGGTTGCTGATGCCGGGATCACGGTCAGCGGCGGGACTGACCTTGGAGTCCTCGATATTTTATGTCTGCATTCTGTCAACCATCGGGCGCGACCAAAAAAACTGGCAGATATCTGCTTTAAATTGAATGTCGACGATACCCATACCGTCAATTATGCGCTGAAAAAACTATTGAAAGCTGGCCTTGTCAGCAGTGAAAAGCACGGCAAGGAAGTGCTTTATGCCACGACAGCGGCTGGTATTGATCTCTGCCTTCGGTATCGCGCCGTGCGTGAGGCTTGCCTTGTTGACGGATTTGTTGCGTTTGACAGCGGCAGCGGCGCGGAACTGGCTGAAGTTGCGCGCCAATTACGGCTTTTATCGGGGCTTTATGATCAGGCCGCGCGCAGTGCAACCAACCTGTAA
- a CDS encoding homoserine dehydrogenase, whose translation MTIAKSGLRIAIAGLGVVGSEVARQLMSRADDLGMAAGQPLHLVAVSARDRSADRGFQLDNIDWHDDAVALAGRDDVDIIVEMIGGSEGPALELARKSLASGKHFVTANKAMIAHHGTELARLAEQNNAALMFEAAVAGGIPAVKTLREGLAGNQISRVAGILNGTCNYILSTMESSGAGFDDVLADAQRLGYAEAEPSFDVDGIDAAHKLTILAAIAFGQQPDFNAVSIQGIRDVSSVDFAYANQLGFRIKLVGVAEPGLMPRMQTCMLPLDSQLAKVNGVLNAVEFHGAPVGSVLAVGPGAGGGATSSAVLSDLIDIAAGRGGLAFGKPVDQLTDASGVRNGAGPDKAFYVRLMVVDQPGVLATVTAILQKHDISVEGLLQQGRAPGDVVALVMTTHETPVASMTRALDEMEQLPIVNAKPVAMPILPADMES comes from the coding sequence ATGACAATAGCAAAGTCAGGTTTAAGAATCGCTATCGCTGGCCTTGGAGTTGTTGGGTCTGAGGTTGCACGCCAATTGATGAGCCGCGCAGACGATCTTGGCATGGCGGCAGGACAGCCGCTTCATCTGGTTGCGGTCAGTGCGCGCGACCGTTCAGCCGATCGTGGCTTTCAGCTGGATAATATTGACTGGCATGATGATGCAGTTGCGCTAGCGGGGCGAGATGACGTCGATATCATTGTCGAGATGATTGGTGGCAGTGAAGGGCCTGCGCTGGAACTGGCGCGTAAATCACTGGCGTCGGGCAAGCATTTTGTGACCGCCAACAAAGCCATGATCGCACATCATGGTACCGAGCTTGCAAGGCTTGCCGAGCAGAACAACGCAGCCTTGATGTTTGAAGCCGCGGTTGCTGGCGGCATTCCTGCGGTAAAAACCCTTCGCGAAGGTTTGGCCGGTAACCAGATCAGCCGCGTTGCTGGCATCTTAAACGGTACGTGCAATTATATTCTTTCGACCATGGAGAGCAGTGGCGCAGGGTTTGATGACGTGCTGGCAGACGCCCAGCGCCTAGGCTATGCCGAGGCCGAGCCTAGCTTTGATGTCGATGGCATTGATGCGGCGCACAAGCTGACCATTCTAGCTGCGATTGCGTTTGGCCAGCAGCCTGATTTCAATGCGGTGTCTATCCAAGGGATTCGTGATGTATCGTCGGTTGATTTTGCCTATGCAAATCAGCTTGGGTTCAGAATCAAACTCGTTGGGGTTGCTGAACCGGGCCTAATGCCGCGGATGCAGACCTGTATGCTGCCGCTTGATAGCCAGCTTGCCAAAGTCAACGGCGTGCTGAACGCGGTTGAATTTCATGGCGCGCCAGTTGGCAGTGTGCTTGCGGTAGGCCCGGGAGCGGGCGGTGGCGCAACATCATCTGCAGTGCTTTCAGACCTGATTGACATTGCGGCGGGGCGGGGCGGCCTTGCATTTGGCAAGCCGGTGGATCAGCTGACTGATGCCAGCGGCGTCAGAAACGGGGCAGGGCCGGATAAAGCATTTTATGTGCGTTTGATGGTTGTTGATCAACCGGGCGTTTTGGCAACGGTAACAGCGATTCTGCAAAAGCATGATATTTCGGTAGAGGGTTTGCTCCAGCAGGGGCGCGCCCCAGGTGATGTTGTTGCGCTGGTTATGACGACCCATGAAACGCCGGTTGCCAGCATGACCCGAGCACTGGATGAGATGGAACAGCTGCCAATTGTTAATGCGAAACCTGTCGCAATGCCGATCTTGCCTGCGGATATGGAGAGCTGA